The stretch of DNA ATGGCCTGGCACTGGGTCCAAAAGGGGCAGGAAGGTGTCGGAGAAGAGCCTCAGCTAGAGTCCGGGCCTTCTGAGCGGGCACCTCCCGCACCAGGACTCTGCGCCCGCCAGCTCCGCAGGGCTCCACCTCCCTCGCCGGGACTGGTGACCCTGCGACCCCGCGACCCCTGCGCGTCCAGACTACTGCAGCTGCGGTAGGCCCCAAAGGCTGGCCCGGGAAGCGAGGGGAGGGGCTGGCCCCGCTGCCCCTGGACGCAGGCGGGGGTTGCGGGATCTCAAGCCAGAGACCCTTCCTGGGCGGGAACCCGCCACACTAGAAGGCTGCTGAGGAAGTCGGCCCAGGAGCGGGGCCAGACACCTACCCCGACGCCTGCCCGCGGGCCGCAGCCACCGCATTTCCGCGTTTTTCGCGGTAGGCGGGAGGTGGGGGCGGGGACTGCGGCTCGGCGCCCCCCTCCGACCcgcccacacctgtagtctcgGGGGGGGCGGGGCGCGGCGACGAGCCAATGGGTCGGGGAGGGGCGTGACAGAGGCAGCCAATGGGCGCGGGGAGGGGGCGGAACGCCCGCGCTGAGCAGCCAATAGGGGTGCTAGGGGCGGGGCGTGCGGACCGCGGGCCAATGGGGGCGCGGGGCCCGGGTGCGCCGCGGCGCTGGGGGCGGCAGGTTGCGGCGGCGCCGGAGCGGGTCTCCAGGCTGGCGAGCGCCCAGGTGAGCCGCGCCGGGTCCCCGGTACTTGGGAGCGCGGGGCGCGCCTCGAGCCGGCCGGACGCCGACTCCAACTGGGGAGAGTTTTCCGCGATGCCCGGACGGAGAGCGGGGGCGGCGCCGCACCTGCGCCCGCCCTGCGGAACGGGGACGCCCTGGCTCCCGCCAGGCTGGGGTCGCGGCGCGGGCTTCGGTGCCCGCGGCGGGGACCGGGACTTTCGGGGCGAGCGCAGCGATTAGGCGGCAGCGGCGGGGCTCCCCGGGCTGGCGGGGGCTGCTCAGACCCGGAGTCTGCTCCATCTGCAGGGTCGAGGTCTGGGTTGCGACCCCGAGCGCCTCTGCGGCCTGAGCAGGTCGGGGTGGGGCGTTCCCATGCCGGCGGCCGCGGGGCCTGGCGTGCGGGCGCCTCCGCGCCGCCCGGGGAGGGGGCAGTGTCCTCCGAGCCAGGTGAGGCGAGTAGGAAATGCTGGATCTGGTTAATGATTCGCCTTGTTCCGGGAGTGCGAGCGTGGCAAGAGGAAGCTGGTGAAGTGGGGGAGGATGCGTGCTCCGGAGGGCCGCCACCCCAGGAATGTGTGGCTGGCGGGTGGGGCTGGCACAGGAGGGTGGGGCCCGTGCGGAGGGGCGGCAGCCCAGCCGTTTCTAGGGCAGGCCAAGAGGATGAGGAGAGGAGGACCAGCCTGCGATAGGAGTAGGCAGGTCCTGACCCGGTGCCTGCGCCCTCCCCACAGGACAGGCATGTTGTTGGGACTGGCGGCCATGGAGCTGAAGGTGTGGGTGGATGGCATCCAGCGTGTGGTCTGTGGGGTCTCAGAGCAGACCACCTGCCAGGAAGTGGTCATCGCACTAGCCCAAGCAATAGGTGAGTCCTCTCGGGGTCAGGCAGGCCGGGCAGGTAGAGCTGAAGTGGGACCTGGTGGTCCAGCTCCATGGTCTCCCCCAAGGAGAGTGGGGCTGGTTGCTGATCCTTTTTGTTCTTCCCAACTCTTCAAGCCAGGTGGACAGAGAGTCGGGGGGACATAGGCTgaccttctcctcttcttcccaggCCAGACTGGCCGCTTTGTGCTTGTGCAGCGGCTTCGGGAGAAGGAGCGGCAGTTGCTGCCACAAGAGTGTCCAGTGGGCGCCCAGGCCACCTGCGGACAGTTTGCCAGCGATGTCCAGTTTGTCCTGAGGCGCACAGGGCCCAGCCTAGCTGGGAGGCCCTCCTCAGACAGCTGTCCACCCCCGGAACGCTGCCTAATTCGTGCCAGCCTCCCTGTAAAGCCACGGGCTGCGCTGGGCTGTGAGCCCCGCAAAACACTGACCCCCGAGCCAGCCCCCAGCCTCTCACGCCCTGGGCCTGCGGCCCCTGTGACACCCACACCAGGCTGCTGCACAGACCTGCGGGGCCTGGAGCTCAGGGTGCAGAGGAATGCTGAGGAGCTGGGCCATGAGGCCTTCTGGGAGCAAGAGCTGCGCCGGGAGCAGGCCCGGGAGCGAGAGGGACAGGCACGCCTGCAGGCACTAAGTGCGGCCACTGCTGAGCATGCCGCCCGGCTGCAGGCCCTGGACGCTCAGGCCCGTGCCCTGGAGGCTGAGCTGCAGCTGGCAGCGGAGGCCCCTGGGCCCCCCTCACCTATGGCATCTGCCACTGAGCGCCTGCACCAGGACCTGGCTGTTCAGGAGCGGCAGAGTGCGGAGGTGCAGGGCAGCCTGGCTCTGGTGAGCCGGGCCCTGGAGGCAGCAGAGCGAGCCTTGCAGGTGAGCCCGGGGACCTGATCCCCTGTCACTCCCCCACCCCTGATATGGGCAGATACGGGGATCACAGGGTCCCACTCGGGAGGCAGGTGAGCCCGGGGACCTGATCCCCTGTCACTCCCCCACCCCTGACGTGGGCAGATATGGGGGTCACAGGGTCTGACTCGGGAGGCAGGTGAGCCCGCGGACCTGATCCCCTGTCACTCCCCCACCCCTGACGTGGGCAGATACGGGGGTCACAGGGTCCCACTCGGGAGGCAGGTGAGCCCGGGGACCTGATCCCCTGTCACTCCCCAACCCCTGACGTGGGCAGATATGGGGGTCACAGGGCCCGACCAGGGAAAGTGCTCCCTCCGGAGCACAAGGGCTGTGGAGCCCAGTGGCTGTGCCTCCTAAGGATCTCATGTGTCCCCAGGCTCAGGCTcaggagctggaggagctgaACCGAGAGCTCCGTCAGTGCAACCTGCAGCAGTTCATCCAGCAGACCGGGGCTGCGCTGCCACCGCCCCCACGGCCTGACAGGGGCCCTCCTGGCACTCAGGTCGGAGTGGTTCTggggggaggctgggaggtgagGACCTGGCCCAGCCCCACTCCAAGCTGACTTCCCAACCCACAGGGCCCTCTGCCTCCAGCCAGAGAGGAGTCCCTCCTGGGCGCTCCCTCTGAGTCCCATGCTGGTGCCCAGCCTAGGCCCCGAGGGTATGTCTGTGCCCCACCTCCCCCTGGGGCACCGGGCCCTCCTGTGGCTGCAGCCACCTCAGCCTGTGTCCTCCCGCAGTGGCCCCCATGACGCAGAACTCCTGGAGGTAGCAGCAGCTCCTGCCCCAGAGTGGTGTCCtctggcagcccagccccaggctctGTGACAGCCTAGTGAGGGCTGCAAGACCATCCTGCCCGGACCACAGAAGGAGAGTTGGCGGTCACAGAGGGCTCCTCTGCCAGGCAGTGGGAAGCCCTGGGTTTGGCCTCAGGAGCTGGGGGTGCAGTGGGGGACTGCCCTAGTCCTTGCCAGGTCGCCAGCACCCTGGAGAAGCATGGGGCGTAGCCAGCTCGGAACTTGCCAGGCCCCAAAGGCCACGACTGCCTGTTGGGGACAGGAGATGCATGGACAGTGTGCTCAAGCTGTGGGCATGTGCTTGCCTGCGGGAGAGGTCCTTCACTGTGTGTACACAGCAAGAGCATGTGTGTGCCACTTCCCCTACCCCAACGTGAAAACCTCAATAAACTGCCCGAAGCAGCTTGAGTGTGTGTGGAGGCTGCGCTGGGCAGGGTCTGAGGTCTTGAACTTGAGCCTCCATGGGGTGCCACTGAGCAGTACCCTGACACACCTGGGGCTCACCACAGCTGGAGTATCTGAGAATAGGATCCCTCAGGGTGCTCAGTagggcccagggctggggcttCCTGAGCTCCACATTCCATCTGCTCTGCCTCACCTAACCCCAGGGGCTCTCCTGTGAGGGCCCCAGCCTGGTGGGCCTGCTGGTTCAGCCTGGCCTGACTGTCCCAGGCATTTGTCTGGACCCCCTCCCACCTGACTCTCTGTCATGTTGCCTGTGCCCCGCCAGCAGCGGGAACTGAGGACGTCAGGACAAGCTAGACCCGCCCGTCAGGTTTACTGAGAACTTGTGGGGGTGGATCCCACACTCAGGTCAGCCAGTCCCAGGCTGCTTCACCACCCCAGGGAGGGTATGGGTACCAGTGGGCAGGGGCTGCCTCCTCTTCTCCAGGTGGGTGTGAAATGTCTGCTCTGAGCTTGCAGCTTTGAAATCAgggcaggggccaggcatggtggctcacgcctgtaatcccagcactttgggaagctgaggcaggcggatcacctgaggtcaggagtttgagaccagcctggccaacatgatgaaaccccgtctctactaaaaatacaaaaaattggccgggcgtggtggagggtgcttgtagttccagctactcgggaggctgaggcaggagaatggcgtgaacccggggggcggagtttgcagtgagccgagatcgcgccactgtgctccagcctgggcaacaaagcaagactctgtcaaaaaaaaaaaaaaacaaaaccgggtgtggtggcatgcacctgtaatcccagttacttgggaggctgaggcaggagaattagttgaacctgggaggcagaggttgcagtgagctaagatcactccactgcactccagccttagtgacagagcaagactctgtctccaaaataaaaaaaaattgtgtccacagcccagcccctgcctgggcCCTTGGGCTAGCTGTCACCTCTCCTGGTTCTAAGGGTAAGCCATACACTCCCAGCTCCAGGATCCATGGTTGGGGCTGGAGAAATCTTTTGTGTTGAGCAGAATGTGGAGGACCCCTATACCTGGGTACAGCCATGCATGGGAAGGCAGAGGATGGGGATGCCCTAggtcaggggtgtccaatcttttggcttccctgggccacattggaataCACTGAGGCCATACATGGGCCATACATGGAATACAGTAATGATAGCtgataagctttaaaaaaaaaatcgtaaaaaaaactcacaatgttggccaggcacggtggctcacacctgtaatcccagcactttgggaggccgaggcgggcagatcacaaggtcaggagatcaagaccatcctggctaacgtggtgaaaccccgtctctactaaaaataccaaaattagccaggcgtgttggcgggcgcctgtagtcccagctactcgggaggctgaggcaggagacgagcgtgaacccaggaggcggagcttgcagtgagccgagattgggccactaactccagcctgggcgacagatcgagactctgtctcaaaataacaacaaaaaacaactcacaatgtttaagaaaatttatagatttgtgttgggctgcattcaaagctgttcCATGGGCCAACAGTTGGACAAGTTTGCCCTAGATCATGGGGTCTTTGTGCTCTGAGAATGGGCGAGTTTGGGATGGACTCAGCTTTCTGTTGGTTGGCCCTGGATCTGGATCTGGTGCTGCCCCCTTTCTCTGGAGCACACAAAGGGAACAAGAAGGCCTGGACTTGGGCAAGGAAGCCATCCACAGGGCTCCCCAGAAGCCAGGGCCACCAGGAGCTCACTGCTGTGCAGAGGCAACTCggcttggttatttcttgcctgaGGCAGGGAACAGGGAATGCAGGGAAGCCAGGCAGCAGCAGGAGGCTCCAAACGCTGGTGTCAGCAAGCCAGAACCCCCACCTGACTTCACTCCTGTCTGCCCAGCTCACAGTCGCCTGTCACTGGGAGGTCCTTGGGGCCTGGACCTGCCTGACCTGTGGCCCCAGAAGGGGCTAAGCCCAGAGTCACATGGGATGGAGCCTGGAATGCATAGGCCAAGTGGGTTGTGCCTGGGCAGCAGGCCTGGGATATGAGGGGCCTACTCCTCCATCCACAGCCCCGACCCACATTCTGGAGGGATGGTCGTACCTCTGTGACCAGCCCTCCACACCGTCACATAGGCCAGCAGGGGGCAATGCCAGGTGCCATCCAGAGCCCACCCCCATGTCCTCCCGGAGGTCATGAGCTCTGCCCTACGTACCCCAGCCCCACAATGGGAAGGAGGCATGGAGCTGGCAGAGCATGCGCCACGCCGTCCCTGTGTGTGTTTCTGAGGAACTCCTGTTCACTCTGAGGCCACTGCCTAGGTGCCCGTCCCTGGtctgctgctgctggctctgaTGAAGCTAACCAGCCTTCTTCCCCACCAAGAGGGTGTCCCAGCAGCAGCTATGGCTATGTTCCGGCGGGGGGAAGGCGGGGAGCCTTCCTCCTCACtggctgtttcatttttttatttttttgaggcagagtctctcgtcacccaggctggagtgcagcggcgtaaTCTCgtctcgctgcaacctccacctcccaggttcaagcgattctcttgcctcagccttccaagtagctgggattacaggtgcccaccaccatgcctagctaatttttgtatttttagtagagacgaggtttcaccatgttgcccaggctggtcttgaactcctgatctcaagtgagcGATCACCCGCgtctgcctcctgaagtgttgggattacgggtgtgagccaccacacccggcctctcaCTGGCTGTTTCAGGTGAACCAAATCCCATGGCCCCAAAAAGTGGCCAGAGTGCTTCAGATCACTCAGCAAACCTTTGAGTTGCTGAAAAGTTTACTTTTGAGTTTTAAACTGTACTTTGAAAACTATATTGTGAACTGTGTTGACATGAGGAAAGGCTGGGCTCCCTGAAAACATCCAGTTCCACAGCAGGGCGGGCCCAAGCCCAGCCAATCCCCAGGCAATGCAGGGCAGGGATCCCACCTGGTGTAAGTACGGGCAGAGGGCAGAGCCAGGCTGTATCGAGGGGCGGCGCTGGGACCCTCCTCGCCCAGAGTTCCTACTCATCCCCAGCACAGAAGTGCTCTGTAGGGCCAGCTGAGGACACCCCGGTTCACTGAGGGTGGCCCACAGTAAGTCGCCGTCTGGCAGTAAGTTAGCTCTGCAGGTGTGGACCCCAAGACCACACACAGCCTTTCTCAGGTGCAGGTCCTGCCAAGCCTCACTTCGCAGTGGTGACAGGCAACCCCGTCAGGGCAGGGAGCTTCCAAAGGCCAGTCCGAGTCCATGCCAGGCGTCCACTAaatctgcctctccctctccagcGAGCAGGTGCAGCCCTCAACTCCTGCAGGCCTGGGGAGCGGAGACAGGGCCTGTAGGCTCGGACACGACCCGGTCCTGATTTTAACAGTAGACTTGAGAAGGCAGGCTCAGCAGACAGGCTGCTGGAGGATCCACCCGCTGTCTCCCGCAGCGGCCCCACTGAAGCGGcagaaacacacagaagcacCAAATCTGTCACTCTCTTCCCGTAGGAAGTCCCCAGAGGTGGCCCTCCGGAGGATGGTCCTGTTGGCTGAAGATATGACCACACCTGTGCCTGCCCAGGGCCACCTTCAGCTTGGCAACAGGAACTCCGCACACTGGTACCCTGGACACACAAGGAAAAGAAAGTTCCCTCCAAGAGGGTATCTggcccagcctcagccccaccaAGCGGAGGGCAGCAAAGCCCCCGAATGATTTCGCTTACCCCCACCCGCCGTCCCTGCTGGCCAGACAGGCACACCCCGTCCATAGGGCACCCCCTCCCCACGGTATCCAGCTGCCCTCGCGTCCCCGTGTGGCCGCTCGCCTGCCCGCCAGACCCGGACACGGGGCCAGGAGGGTCGCGCTGCCCAGGCACAGATCAGCCGCTGTCACACGCACAGTGGGTCTGGGGCAGCGCAGTGTGCGGTGGGCAGGGGCTGCCCTGCGCCTGGAGGCACTGCCGGGTGGGCGGGCGGAGGGATTGACCCCACCCCCGTCCCCTCCAACTTGGGCGTCCGAGCCCCGCCGCGCCTGCCCAGCCCGACCCCCCGCAGCCCCCGCGGGAGGGCGGCCTCTGAGGGGCGCCCCGCCCGCCAACCTGGGATCCCTCGCGCGTCACCTGCGACCCCGGCGCGGGGCCGTCGCCGGCTCTCGGCCCAACTTCAGCTGCGGCCGCTGGCACCCTCTCGCCCCCCGGCCCGACCCGACCGGCCCCGGGCCCCGCGGCTCCACGCCCAGCCCCGTATGCAAATGACCTGGTCCCTCAGCCAATGGCCGGCCTAGCCGGGCCCGCCCTACCGCAACGCAGCCAGTGGGCGCGAGGGGGGTTCGCGACGCCCCGCCCACCGCCGCGCGGCCCTTCGCGGGCGAGGCCGGCGCGTTCTTTTCTGCACGTCTGCCCGGGGAGGGGCGGCACCTGCCGGGCGGGGCCTGCGGGGCGCCAGCTGCGAGGGCGCGGCGGGGCCAGGGCGCGTCCCCCGGCCGGGCGGATGGTACGGCCCGAGGTGGTCCTCCTCCCGCCGCGCGGTGGTATGGCCCGGGCTCGCGGGGCTTCCGGGCTGGGCGTGGGGCGCAGCCTGGCGACGGGTCCTCCGCCCGCGGGTGTGCGTGGGGCGGCAGGGCCGGCCGGGAGCTGCCCCTCTTCCCGCGGCGCGGTGGTACGACCCGGCCGCCTCCGTGCCCCGCACCCGCGTCCCGCGGGCCCGCCCCCCCCAACCCGCTGGGCGCCCGGCGCACGTATCCCGGGCCGTGACCCGGGTGGGGCCTGCGCGGGCCCGGACACGGCGTCCTCGGGACGCACGCACCACCCCCCGGGCGGCTTGGGGTCCCCAAAGGACGCCCGGGTCCGTCCTGCTGGCGAAGAGGGGGCTCTGGCTCTGCCTGGTTTGCCTGGCGACCCCCACGGGGCGCCCTTGGGGGCTCTGGGTCCCTCCTGCGCGCTCTGTCTCCGCGGAAGCCTCTGGAGCCTGGAGGGGGTGCCTCAAGGGCTCAGGGGTCTTCGCAGCCCTGTGCCGGTCTTTGAGGGGACGAGGCGAGAGAATCCTGTCTGTGCGCTGAAAACGTGTAAAATCAAAGGAGCCTTGACGGTTTGACCTTCGTTAGGACTCGCAGGGCCAGCTTCAGACGTGGAAGTATCGGACTCCGGGGTGGGGCTCCAAAGTGGCAGCCAAAGGAGATTTGGCCGCCGGCCCCCCTTGGCACTGTCACCCTGGTCCTCGGCCCCGGGCCGTCTCCCCTCAGCTCCCTGGCCCTAAACTCACCGCCCTGCTCTTTGTCCTCCCCTGGCCCCATGACCTCCCTGCCTCGGCATCCGCGCAGGCCTGGGCCGCagcctgccccctgccccagccccggCGGCAAAGTGCTGGGGCCCCAGGGAGCTTCCGAACCAGCCCATGTCCTCAGGGGCTTGAAGGCTGGGGACAAAAATTCAGATGCAGAGTCTGGGGTGACTCAGACATGATCAGCAAGACATGACCGAGGTCTTGCTGACCCCTTGACCCTTGGCCCCCGATAGAACCGAGTGGCTCCTTGCACCTGTGGCTGCCTGTGGATGGGGAAGGTGCCCAGAGGATCACGGAGCCACTCGGTTCtattgggggtcaggggtcagcaaGACCTCGATCCTGTGGGTCGTGAAGGAGCCTCTAAGAGTCAGTGGGGTCCCTGAGAAGGCCCACGTCTTCATGGCAGGGCAGAGGCTCCTAGGGCAGTCAGACTAGGGGACAAGAAGGGGCAAGAGGACAGGGCAGCTCTGTGTTCCTGTCGTGCCCTGCTGACGTGAACCCACTTCTGCCCCCAGTCCTGCCAATTTCACAGGCACCTTTTCTCAGCATCTGTAGTGAGTGGGATGGTCCCTCCGCCAAAAAGAAGATATATCCACATCCTAATACCCAGGCTTCCTAAATGTGCCCTCATCGGGAGAAAGCatctttgcagatgtcattaaggGAAACATCTTGAAACGAGATCATCCTGGACTttctgggtgggccctaaatccaatgatcagtgtccttataaaagacagggaaaacaggccgggtgtggtggctcaagcctgtaatcccagcactctgggaggccgaggtgggcagatcacctgaggccaggagtttgaggccagcctggccaacatagtgaaaccccatctctactaaaaatacaaaaaaatcagccgggcatggtagtgtgagcttgtaatcccagctacttgggaggctgaggcaggagaatcgcttgaacctgggaggttggcagtgagctgagatcacgccactgcactccagcatgggcaacagagtacgactctgtctcaaacagacaaacaaaaaacacaaaaaaagagagaaggccgggcgcggtggctcatgcctgtaatcccagcactttgggaggccgaggagggtggatcacctgagatcaggagttcgagaccagcctgatcaacatggagaaaccccgtctctactaaaaatacaaaattagccgggcgtggtgatgcatgcccgtaatcccagctactcgggaggctgagacaggagaatcacttgaacctgggaggtggaggttgaggtgagccgagatcgcgccattgcactccagcctgggcaacagagcaagactccgtcacaaaaaaaaaaaaaaaaaaaaggctgggcgcggtggctcacgcctgtaatcccagcactttgggaggccgaggcaggcggatcacgaggtcaggagatcgagaccatcctggctaacacagcgaaaccctgtctctactaaaaatacaaaaaattagccgggcgaggtggcgggcgcctgtagtcccagctgctcgggaggctgaggcaggagaatggcgtgaacccggtgggcggagcctgcagtgagcagagattgcaccactgcactccagtctgggcgacagagcaaaactctgtctcaaaaaaaaaggagagaaagagaaaagagacacagacacagagggaggCCATAGGAAGCCATAGCCAAGGAACGCCTGGAGATGAAGCTGGGAGAAGAAGGACCTCCCCAGATCCTCAACAAGGAGGGTGGCCCTGCCAGCCTGGATCTCTGACTGCTGGCTTCCAGACTGAGAGAATGCCTTTCTGTTGTCTAAGGGCTCTGGTTTGTGGCCGTTTGATATGACAGCCCTGGGACACACAGACACCTGCCTTCCCTAGGTAGAGAATGCAGCCCTGCCTGTTCCCTCCCCCAGCTCTGAGAGTTTTGACTCCTTTGttctctccccacccacctcctccagccacccctgcccctgcctcccccaGGCATCCACCTGGCTCTGGGGCTCCCTGCTGCTGGGAGTGGGATGGGTCTCAGCAGGGGGCGATGACTGGGCTCATTGCCCACCAAGCCCTGTATGTGCACACGGACCtgatggtggggtggggggcaggggtgggaaggGGCTGGGCTAGGCCCTCCGGGATAAGCTGGCCTGGCGGGACAGAAGCAAGGGAGCTCCCAGCCCAGCTCCATCCTCCCGTGCACACCAGGAGCATGCACACCATGCTTG from Homo sapiens chromosome 11, GRCh38.p14 Primary Assembly encodes:
- the RASSF7 gene encoding ras association domain-containing protein 7 isoform 1 (isoform 1 is encoded by transcript variant 1), which produces MLLGLAAMELKVWVDGIQRVVCGVSEQTTCQEVVIALAQAIGQTGRFVLVQRLREKERQLLPQECPVGAQATCGQFASDVQFVLRRTGPSLAGRPSSDSCPPPERCLIRASLPVKPRAALGCEPRKTLTPEPAPSLSRPGPAAPVTPTPGCCTDLRGLELRVQRNAEELGHEAFWEQELRREQAREREGQARLQALSAATAEHAARLQALDAQARALEAELQLAAEAPGPPSPMASATERLHQDLAVQERQSAEVQGSLALVSRALEAAERALQAQAQELEELNRELRQCNLQQFIQQTGAALPPPPRPDRGPPGTQGPLPPAREESLLGAPSESHAGAQPRPRGGPHDAELLEVAAAPAPEWCPLAAQPQAL
- the RASSF7 gene encoding ras association domain-containing protein 7 isoform 3 (isoform 3 is encoded by transcript variant 3), with product MLLGLAAMELKVWVDGIQRVVCGVSEQTTCQEVVIALAQAIGQTGRFVLVQRLREKERQLLPQECPVGAQATCGQFASDVQFVLRRTGPSLAGRPSSDSCPPPERCLIRASLPVKPRAALGCEPRKTLTPEPAPSLSRPGPAAPVTPTPGCCTDLRGLELRVQRNAEELGHEAFWEQELRREQAREREGQARLQALSAATAEHAARLQALDAQARALEAELQLAAEAPGPPSPMASATERLHQDLAVQERQSAEVQGSLALVSRALEAAERALQAQAQELEELNRELRQCNLQQFIQQTGAALPPPPRPDRGPPGTQWPP
- the RASSF7 gene encoding ras association domain-containing protein 7 isoform 2 (isoform 2 is encoded by transcript variant 2), which codes for MLLGLAAMELKVWVDGIQRVVCGVSEQTTCQEVVIALAQAIGQTGRFVLVQRLREKERQLLPQECPVGAQATCGQFASDVQFVLRRTGPSLAGRPSSDSCPPPERCLIRASLPVKPRAALGCEPRKTLTPEPAPSLSRPGPAAPVTPTPGCCTDLRGLELRVQRNAEELGHEAFWEQELRREQAREREGQARLQALSAATAEHAARLQALDAQARALEAELQLAAEAPGPPSPMASATERLHQDLAVQERQSAEVQGSLALVSRALEAAERALQAQAQELEELNRELRQCNLQQFIQQTGAALPPPPRPDRGPPGTQVGVVLGGGWEVRTWPSPTPS